ATACACGCGTTTAATCCTTTAGTATTACAAGATATTAAGGAAATTGCTGAACTAAGCAAAAAATTTCCTGATATTCCTGTTATATTAGGACATATGGGAGGAAGTAACTGGCTAACAGCAATAGAACTTGCAAAAGAGATACCGAATTTATATCTTGATACATCTGCTTGTTTTTCTACACTTGTTTTGAAAATAGCCATAAATGAAATTCCATTAAAATGTATATTTGGTGTAGATATGCCCTATGGAGATTTGCAGTTATCAAAAGAAGCTATTGAAAAATTATGCAATAAATCATATATTAATGCTGTTTTAGGGGATAACATGGCAAAATTATTAAAGCTTTAAATATTTTATTATACAAATATAAAATAATTTAATTATTGAATAATATGGTATAATATGATATATAAGGGTTGCTGTTTGAGGAGTGATTGTATGAAAAAATGCATTGTAATAATGGAATAGGCATTAAAGTATCTTAATACAAAGGAGAGATTCAAATATGACTATTCCAAATTCAAATAAAATATATCCAAGAAGTAATGACAACCAAACAATATATCTTAAAAATGTAATTACAAGAGATAATATAAAAGTTGGAGATTATACAATATATAATGATTTTAATAATGATCCAAGGGATTTCGAAAAAAATAATGTATTATATCAGTATACTGTAAACAATGATAAATTAATAATTGGGAAGTTTTGTTCAATTGCATGTAAAGCGAAGTTTCTTATGACAAGTGGAAATCACACAATGAAATCACTATCTAATTATACATTTCCAATATTTTATGAGGAAGGGGATTTCCCCGTCAGCAATATAACCGATGCTTGGGATAATAAGGGTGATATTGAAATTGGAAATGATGTGTGGATAGGTTATGACGCTATAATCATGTCAGGGGTGAAGATTGGTGATGGTGCAATTTTTGGAACGAGAGCAGTAGTTACCAAGGATGTTCCTCCATTTACTATTGTTGGAGGAGTACCTGCAAAAGTTATAAAGAAAAGGTATGATGATGACACAATTTCTAAATTGCTTAAAATTAAGTGGTGGAATTGGACATATGAAAAAATCCAAGCAAATATTAAATATATTTAATCAGGAAATATTGATAAGTTAAAGTGAACAAGTTGGTATTTTGTGTCTCATTCTTCACAAGTAAAGTCATATCTAATGATATGGCTTTACTTTATTAGTGAGTATATTACTTTCACTTTTAGGCTATTTTCCATTCTTAAAACATTAGAAAACACTATATTTTCAAAGGTTAAGGCGATATTGGTTTTCTATATTTCTTTATGATATTTAGAAAAATACGCCACTCAAATAGGAGGCAGGTTATCTATGAAAACAGAAATATTAAATGTTAAAGATTTAAATATTAATTACAAAAATATTGTAAAAGGTGCAGAGTATCTAAGAAATGGTGAGGTTATTGCAATTCCAACAGAAACTGTTTATGGATTAGCTGCAGATGCTTTTAATGAAAATGCAATAAAAAAAATTTTTGAAGTTAAAGGAAGGCCGCAGGATAATCCATTATTGGTACATATATATAAATTGGAACAGGTTTACGATATATGCAAAGATATTTCAAAAGAGGCAGAGACAATGTTTGGTAATTTTTGGCCTGGATCAGTAACTTTAATTTTTAATAAGAAAGATTGTATTTCAGATACAATTACTGCAGGAATGAAAACTGTAGGAGTTAGATTTCCCGAAAGTGAAATAGCAAGGGCTATAATTAAAGAAAGTGGAACTTTATTAGTAGCTCCATCTGCAAATTTATCAGGAAAGCCATCAACTACTAGTATAGAGCATTGCTATAATGATTTAAATGGGAAAATTCCTTGTATTTTAGATGGAGGGGCGTGTTCAATTGGGTTGGAGTCAACAATTATAGATATGTCTACTCCGGTCCCAATACTTCTAAGACCAGGAGCAATAAGCTTGGATGACATATGTAAGGTAATTCCAAATCTTATATACAAAAAGGATTTATTAAGCGTGAAAGAAATGGAAATTCCAAAGGCTCCAGGAATGAAATATAGACACTATGCACCAGATGCACCGCTAACATTGGTTGAGGGAGAGTATATAAAAACGTCTAAATGGATTAAAGAAAATGCAAATGAGAACGATGTTATAATTTGTTTTCAAGAATTTTTAAATGATTTTAACGACTATCAACATATATATAGTTTAGGAAGTTTTAAAATGTTAAATATAGCTGCACAAAAGATATTTGATTTGGTTAGAGAATGTGATAAATTGAATGTAAGTCATATTTATGTACAAGCTCCCAATGATAGTGGTTTAGGGAATTCTATAATCAATCGATTAGAAAAAGCAAGTGCAGGAGACATTATTCATATATAAATTATAAGTGAATATTTTGTTAGTTAATAGGATGCTTGTATTCTTTTTTTTAGAATATAAAGGAAAATTATGAATGTTTGTTGAATTGTGTAAAGATAACATGCGTCTGGTTTGAATACTAAGAAAGGATGAGGAGTTTTATGATATTTAAGTTGATTGAGCCAAAACTTGAAATGGAAAAAGAATATAATAATTATATAGTTGAATGGGAAAAGTCAGGAGAAGAAATAATTCCATACGCATCGAGAAAGAGTATGGTCAATTATGAAGATTTAATTAATTGTTGGAAGACCCAAAAAACCAATAAAGCATATGAAGATGGATTTGTTCCATCGACCCTATATTTTTTAATTGATGAAAACATGAAAATTTATGGTGCGTTACATATTAGACATGAATTAAATGATTTTTTGCTAAATTATGGCGGACATATAGGGTATGGGATAAGGCCTTCTGAACGTAAGAAAGGTTATGCTACGAAGATGCTTTCACTATCATTATCATTAGTGAAACAGTTAGGTATTAAAAAGGCATTGGTTACGTGTGACAAAATAAATATAGCTTCAGCAAAAACTATATTAAATAATGGTGGAGTATTAGAGAATGAAGTTATTGAAGAGGGTGAAGTAACTCAGAGATATTGGATAAATATTAAATTATCAAATACTCTGTGATTTTAATTAACTGCATCAATATTGTAGAATAATGTTTTTAGTAAAGTGTTATTTATATAACGGAAGGAGAATAGATGGTTATAAATCAAATATCAGAGAGGATATATTACTTGCCTTTCGATGAAAATACAGACAGACCAAATCTTGGTTATATTTTGGGGAATAGGTATTCGATTATGGTTGATTGCGGTAATTCACCTAAACATCTTTCTTTATTTTATGCGGGACTTGAAGAAAGACATCTTCCCATTCCACAAATTGCTTTCATTACACACTGGCATTGGGATCATACCTTTGGTATGAAAGCATTCAACGGAACGACTATTGCAGGTCAACTTACCAATAATAAACTAAAAGAGGTAATGCAATGGAACTGGACTGACCAAGTTATGAAAGAGCGTCTTGTGAGTGGTGAAGAAATTGAATTTTGCGATGAGAATATCCGCAAAGAATATAAGGATTTATCAGAAATTAGTGTTAAATCAGCTGATATGACATTCGATAGAAGTATTTCCATTGACCTAGGGGGAATTACCTGCATTGCATTAAATTGTCCATCACCTCACTCAAAAGACAGTGTGATTATCTATGTTCCTGAAGAAAAAATATTGTTTTGTGGAGATGCAGATTCTGGAGATTTTTATGATAACAAGGGACAACGTGAAGTTGAACGAGTGAAACAATATAGGGATGTTCTGATGAAAATTCCATTTGAAGTCTATTTACATGGCCATTGTGAACCATTAAGCAGAGAACAGGTGTTTAGCGATTTGGAAGAAATGATAGAAGGTAATCAAAATGCGAATTTTAATTGAGAATGATATTTCGTCGTAAGTAATCCTAAAATTGAGAATATATGATTTCAGTTGAGTTTTAATATGTTGAAATTCCGAATGTAGTATAATGCGAAAAAATATATATTATAAGAGGTGAAACTAATGAAAACTGTAGTAATATACAAGTCAAAAACAGGTTTTACAAAAAAATATGCAGAATGGATTTCTGAGGCGTTATCAGCGGATATTTTTGATGTTTCAAGTGCTGATATAAATGTAGTTACAAATTATGATACCGTGATTTATGGCGGCAGTTTGTATGCTGTTGGTATCATTGGAGTAAAATATATAACGAAAAATCTCGACAAATTTAAAGGTAAAAAAGTCGTTGTTTTCGCAACGGGGGCATCGCCATCGAGTGAAGAGGTAATACATGAAGTAAAAGATAAAAATTTTACTCCCGAGGAACAGAAGTCTGTACAGTTCTTTTATTTAAGAGGTGGATTTGATTATAGTAAAATAAAGCCTTTTGATAAAGCACTTATGACATTACTAAAATGGAAGATTAAGATGAAAAAAGAATTAACACCTGAGGCAAGAGGCATGCTAGCCATGTATGACAAGCCAATAGATTTCACAAGAAGAAAGAATATAGATGAAATAATAACTTATGTTAACTCATAACATTTATAATATGTAGAACTATCAACAGAGTTACTAAGATGATATATACATAAAATTTAAAACAGGAAAGGAAGTGAAAATTTAGTGGGTTTGTATACTTAGAGTACACGCTCTCACTAAAGATAACCTATGGAAAACAAACTTAAATATCGCTTAATTACAGGAAAAGATGATGCGGATTTTTGTAAGAAAATTTCTGAATTACTTGATGAAGGGTATAAATTATACGAAGCTCCATCATGTACTTTTAATGGGCAAGATGTAATTGTGGCACAGGCATTAATTCTTAATGAGCGTGACAACCTTGATATTGGGTTCAAAAGAACGGTTAAATAAAGGCGAAAAATATATTCAATTTAGTTGATACGGATTGTTTTTTATGTCATCTCAAGTAACCCCATATCATTAGATGTGGGGTTTAATCGTTATGCATTACTAGTAACAATAATGATTGCGATTGAAATGATATTATACTATACATTTTCATTTTATGTCGAAAGATATCTATAATTTATTTCCAAAAGGGTATTGACTCTAACGTAACGTCATAGATTATTATAAATTTGTAGGGAAGATTAATAAAGAACAAAGGAGCTGATTTTATGTCTTATAAAATAAAAGAAGTAGCTGATATGGTTGGTGTAAGTGTGCGTACACTCCATCATTATGATCAGATAGGCATCTTAAAGCCAAAGTCTGTAACACCGGCCGGATATAGACTCTACACTGATGATGACCTTGAAAGATTGCAACAAGTTTTGTTTTTTAAAGAGTTGGATTTTACCCTTCTAGAAATAAAAGAAATTTTAGATAATCCAGATTTCGATAGAAAACATGCATTAAAGACACATCGGGAGCTATTGATAGAAAAAAAGAAGCGACTCGATAAGATTATAAAATCTGTAGATAAAACTATAGATTACATTGAAGGAGGAATAGATATGAATAAGAATGAAATGTTTGAGGGGTTTGATATAAGCGAAATAGAGGCTCATAAAGAAAGATATGCGGAGGAAACGAAGCAAAAATATGGAGACACTGATGCCTACAAGGAAAGTTTGAAAAAAACATCCAAATACACAAAAGAGGATTGGGCTAGGATTAATGCAACTAATGGAAAAATCAACGAGAAAATTATAGCCAACATGGATAAAGGAATAGGCAATTCAGAAGTTCAAAAGGCAGTTGCTGAGTTAAGACAACACATTACTGATAATTTTTATGATTGTACTATAGAAATATTTAGAGGTCTTGCTGATTTATATGTTAAAGATGAACGTTTCACGGCCAACATTGATAGGCAGAAAGAAGGTTTAGCTAAGTTCTTAAGTGAGTCAATGATTTACTATTGTGATAATGCAAAATAGGTGGTACTCAAGTTGTAAGTCTGGGTTTTCTATAATTCCGACAAAACCTACGCTAAGACATAAAATGAATAAATATCATATGGTTTAGCAGGGCATGAGCGATTTAAAATTGTTGCGTAATTGCAGATTATTATTCAACAAATTTGAGGAGGAAAGAATGAAGTTTTTAAGAAAAGTTATTATAATATTATTAACTATAATAATATTTATTGGAGGAGTTATTATAACTCATATAACTCCTTCAATATCTATTAGAACACATTTATTTGTAACTGGACATCCAATTGGAGATTTTAAAGTAAGTGTACATGTTAATAAAGGTCAATATGAAATAGATAAAGAAATTCTTGATAATGAAAATGCTATGATTTATAGAACTGCTGATTACAACTTATATGATGGAGCAACAGGAAATTCAATAGGCAATTATAAAGTTGGGAAATCGTGGATTTTATATTTCGCTCAGCAATATGGGGAGGCATAATTAAAAGAGCTTCGAAGAAGATGCATTGACGACTTTAGAAGGAATCCATTTTTAATGAGTATAGTTAAAAAATAATAATTGACAATTTTACGAATAATTTTTTTAGAAAAAACAGTATAAGAAAAAGGCTTTTTATGCTATATTAAAAAACCCTTAGACTGCTAACTTTATAGAATAGTCTTAATTTAAGCACTGCTAATTGTTCTAAGGAGAGATATTTTGGTGTTTTATGAATTTTTTTAATAGAAAAGTGCTTTATACGTTCTTACAGGATGCATTATAAATGGAGTTGTTTATGATGATTATGACTTCGTTAATTTTTATCTTTTCTCCAATCATATTTATCGTTAGGCAAATTTATCTTTATTTGCAAAAGAAGACTCCGTTCTCCGTAGACGGAGATGAATTTTGTTGCTAAATTATTTTTATATAACTTAATATTATAGGATCTATTATGGCATAATATATATATTAGAGATTATAAAAAAAGGTGGTGAATATTTTGAGAATAGAAACTAATTCTTCTACAAGAATATATAAAGATAAGCTTAGCTTTGAAATTCTCAACAATCTATCGAATATACTGTATGTTGGTAATGAAGCTAAAATTAAAGCTTATTCAATTCTTGTTTACAATCATGAGAAAGGTCTTTCTCAGAGTATTCATTTAACTATTAAAAACATGTTTAATCTTAATACTTATTATACAAACTACGCTGCTTGTGAAGCTAAATGGAATAAATCTTCTAATGTTGAATTAAACAAAATGTACATAGATGATTTAAAGCAGAACATTAACCATAGAGAGAAATGTGTTAAGGATTTAATTAATAAAATTAAATTTTGGAGTAAGATTCATGCTCATATTATCGATATATCCAAGGCTATTAAAAATAGTAAAAGCCTCCCCAAATTTAAGTATTATAGACCATATTATTTTTATATGTGGGATGATAAAATTTTTGTTGAGGCCAATTATAAAAATAAAACAATTATATATAATATGTACGATTTTGAACATGCTCTTGTCATAAAAAAAATTAGTAGATTAACTAATAAACTGAATATGATTAAGCGTGGTATATGTTATCAAAAACAAAAACTTGCAAGACTTAATACAAGTGCAGTAAAATCATGTTTTGGTACTAAGAAACTATTCAAAGCTCAGCATACGTTATATAATGATCATTTTGCATGGAAAGAAGACTTCTACAAAGCTAGACATAAAACTATAGATCTTCAAGGACTTAACACAGTTACACAAGGAAATGCTTGTGTTAAATACAACTACGAAACGAATTTACTAATTATTCAACTGCCCTATGAAAATAAAATAGGTGCATATCATAGTTCACAATGGTTTGAAGTAGAAAATGTTGATTTTCCTTACCATAAAGACTTATTAATAGAAGCTCTAAACACTAAAAATTCCCCTGTTTCTTGGAGGATTGAAGACAAAGGAGATTACTTTTTGTTTAAGGCATCTTATAAATTATTTAAAGATGAAAGTCAAATTAATTATTCTAAGGCAAATGGAGTTGTAAGCTATGATATAAACTACGACCATATTGCATGGAGTGAAACTGATTGCATTGGAAACCTATTAGACTTTGGCAGTATACATTTTAATATAGCAAATAAAACTTCAGGGCAAATTTCAAAAATTTTAGAAAAGAGTGCCATAGGGCTTGTTCAAATAGCCAGGGATAAAAATAAACCACTTGCTGGTGAGGACATTAAAAATATCAGTAAATCCAAACTAACTTATGGGAATACTAAACGAAATATGAAAATCAGTATGTTTGCTCATAAAAAAATCATTGAAGCAATCAGTTCCAGGGCTTTTAAAGAAAATTTAGCCGTATTTTATGTAAATCCAGCATACACTAGCCAAATGGGTAAAATAAAGTATATGAAAGCTAAAGGAATATCTATTCATGTATCCGCTGCATACTGTATAGCTCGTAGAGCTCTTGGGTATAAAGAGAAAATACCTTTGATATATAGAACATTCACAAACAATTGGAGGGTACTGTCCAAAGAGTTAAAGACACTTAAAATACAGTATTTATATAAAATTTCAAGCACCTTCGGATACTCGAATTTAAAAGCTTTTGTA
This window of the Clostridium estertheticum genome carries:
- a CDS encoding CatB-related O-acetyltransferase — translated: MTIPNSNKIYPRSNDNQTIYLKNVITRDNIKVGDYTIYNDFNNDPRDFEKNNVLYQYTVNNDKLIIGKFCSIACKAKFLMTSGNHTMKSLSNYTFPIFYEEGDFPVSNITDAWDNKGDIEIGNDVWIGYDAIIMSGVKIGDGAIFGTRAVVTKDVPPFTIVGGVPAKVIKKRYDDDTISKLLKIKWWNWTYEKIQANIKYI
- a CDS encoding L-threonylcarbamoyladenylate synthase, with the translated sequence MKTEILNVKDLNINYKNIVKGAEYLRNGEVIAIPTETVYGLAADAFNENAIKKIFEVKGRPQDNPLLVHIYKLEQVYDICKDISKEAETMFGNFWPGSVTLIFNKKDCISDTITAGMKTVGVRFPESEIARAIIKESGTLLVAPSANLSGKPSTTSIEHCYNDLNGKIPCILDGGACSIGLESTIIDMSTPVPILLRPGAISLDDICKVIPNLIYKKDLLSVKEMEIPKAPGMKYRHYAPDAPLTLVEGEYIKTSKWIKENANENDVIICFQEFLNDFNDYQHIYSLGSFKMLNIAAQKIFDLVRECDKLNVSHIYVQAPNDSGLGNSIINRLEKASAGDIIHI
- a CDS encoding GNAT family N-acetyltransferase, translating into MIFKLIEPKLEMEKEYNNYIVEWEKSGEEIIPYASRKSMVNYEDLINCWKTQKTNKAYEDGFVPSTLYFLIDENMKIYGALHIRHELNDFLLNYGGHIGYGIRPSERKKGYATKMLSLSLSLVKQLGIKKALVTCDKINIASAKTILNNGGVLENEVIEEGEVTQRYWINIKLSNTL
- a CDS encoding MBL fold metallo-hydrolase, producing the protein MVINQISERIYYLPFDENTDRPNLGYILGNRYSIMVDCGNSPKHLSLFYAGLEERHLPIPQIAFITHWHWDHTFGMKAFNGTTIAGQLTNNKLKEVMQWNWTDQVMKERLVSGEEIEFCDENIRKEYKDLSEISVKSADMTFDRSISIDLGGITCIALNCPSPHSKDSVIIYVPEEKILFCGDADSGDFYDNKGQREVERVKQYRDVLMKIPFEVYLHGHCEPLSREQVFSDLEEMIEGNQNANFN
- a CDS encoding flavodoxin domain-containing protein; its protein translation is MKTVVIYKSKTGFTKKYAEWISEALSADIFDVSSADINVVTNYDTVIYGGSLYAVGIIGVKYITKNLDKFKGKKVVVFATGASPSSEEVIHEVKDKNFTPEEQKSVQFFYLRGGFDYSKIKPFDKALMTLLKWKIKMKKELTPEARGMLAMYDKPIDFTRRKNIDEIITYVNS
- a CDS encoding DUF1737 domain-containing protein; this translates as MENKLKYRLITGKDDADFCKKISELLDEGYKLYEAPSCTFNGQDVIVAQALILNERDNLDIGFKRTVK
- a CDS encoding MerR family transcriptional regulator, encoding MSYKIKEVADMVGVSVRTLHHYDQIGILKPKSVTPAGYRLYTDDDLERLQQVLFFKELDFTLLEIKEILDNPDFDRKHALKTHRELLIEKKKRLDKIIKSVDKTIDYIEGGIDMNKNEMFEGFDISEIEAHKERYAEETKQKYGDTDAYKESLKKTSKYTKEDWARINATNGKINEKIIANMDKGIGNSEVQKAVAELRQHITDNFYDCTIEIFRGLADLYVKDERFTANIDRQKEGLAKFLSESMIYYCDNAK